A region of Bombyx mori chromosome 13, ASM3026992v2 DNA encodes the following proteins:
- the LOC101745239 gene encoding SH3 and multiple ankyrin repeat domains protein 3 isoform X4 has protein sequence MEGECSEGAEGWLLVRVHVPELNVQKSLQFPRDQLVWDVKQQCLAALPKVATWYRELKESFNYGLFCPPVNGKAGKFLDEERRLGDYPFNGPVGYLELKYKRRVYKMLKLDEKTLKALHSRANLRRFLEHVTHGQIDKITKACAKGLDPNFHCQETGETPLTIAAGLKSPAKILIALVNGGALLDYRTRDGSTAMHRAVEKNSLEAVKTLLELGASPNYKDGKGLTPLYLSVTNKTDPLLCETLLHDHATIGATDLQGWQEVHQACRNGLVQHVDHLLFYGADMNARNASGNTPLHVCAVNAQDSCARQLLFRGCDKEALNFANQTPYQVAVIAGNLDLAEVIKNYKSDEIVPFRGPPRYNPRRRSAAGGSLGGSAGGSLGGAWWCMRSAGDRSSLASSTRVPAAPSPCSLERPFSSASSSISDASHPSHEDDASILTDKSAGDASDIISDSSGVGTSNSDTTTCSLQPSSTAVCLQPYEGAAPGHLRLNQGDIVEVTAASDDGLLEGCVRGSGAAGLFPAHCVQEVRLRQNNVHLHQVLASGPIHHSRVTGRREMALSKTYSATAPRIKKSYGGMECRTVVLHRARRGFGFVLRGAKASSPLMELRPSERCPALQYLDDVDAGGVADRAGLAKGDFLVAINGEDVSAASHEHVVELIRNSGALVSMTVVSLSSSQGGALCGSNEGSACAVPAGKSQSQLPNSGRPYAATLPRKAAGGRSPAPAPPRRDPRTTLSVGRARAKSMVAGLENGGEKEESCEPLSAAGKSSSAESVQQPGVASAGGAGAAPRTASVRQRPASSRITAAELEELFQRQAVADAPGGNNAMMIRSAFQGGANSPPYSPAKGPGKVYASVAEMKRSRAKLWSKCPGTLRREFHSTPDLAAELAPHPPRTRSTDDVHGCGRVPPPAHPPPPPPGSVPAPPASTFRPAEDAKLYAAPAALAPLAYRAPPPAHNNRKAVSARSWAGPARARSADEGGQYAQPFPKGFVRQNSTPAPPIPEPDYSMSESDEEDAARPPPAAETSANSNTSGSSSGSSSMQHSFSVDEIQKIRTRLKSSKSCGDELGGAERDDGDNSSSGVSSDQEAQARPRRDKVSFCSSVTVKSSNDVISTEPVHSSSESLAPAAGVMQRHNSLTRKRATAAVLRGAAGARGRSAAERLGVDVDKAPGRRARAAVLLAELPPPPEEPAAAAEGGAPLLAPPPQFSDRVRVVAALPKQLARLQ, from the exons GAGTTGAAAGAGAGTTTCAACTATGGTCTTTTCTGCCCTCCTGTCAATGGGAAGGCGGGTAAATTTCTCGACGAGGAACGGCGACTCGGCGACTATCCTTTCAATGGACCTGTAGGATACCTTGAG ctGAAATACAAACGCCGCGTTTACAAGATGTTGAAACTAGACGAGAAGACACTGAAGGCTCTGCACTCGCGCGCAAATCTACGAAGGTTCTTGGAACACGTCACGCACGGACAGATCGATAAAATCACTAAAGCTTGCGCCAAAGGACTCGACCCCAATTTCCACTGCCAAGAGACGGGAG AAACACCATTAACAATAGCCGCCGGTCTAAAGTCGCCCGCGAAGATTCTTATAGCCCTCGTCAACGGCGGTGCGTTACTCGACTATCGAACGAGAGACGGCAGCACCGCTATGCACAGAGCCGTCGAGAAGAACTCCCTAGAGGCAGTGAAGACTCTTCTGGAGCTGGGCGCGTCGCCAAACTACAAAGACGGAAAGGGATTGACTCCTTTATATCTATCGGTGACGAACAAAACGGACCCGCTGCTGTGCGAGACGTTGCTGCACGACCATGCGACAATCGGCGCCACCGATCTACAGGGGTGGCAAGAAGTTCATCAG GCTTGTCGCAACGGCCTGGTTCAACACGTGGACCATCTGTTGTTCTACGGTGCCGATATGAACGCCCGCAACGCGTCCGGGAACACTCCGCTGCACGTGTGCGCGGTCAACGCGCAAGACTCTTGCGCCAGACAACTCCTCTTCCGCGGATGCGACAAGGAAGCGCTCAACTTTGCCAACCAGACGCCTTACCAG gtggCTGTCATAGCTGGAAATTTGGACTTGGCCGAAGTGATTAAAAACTACAAATCTGATGAAATCG TTCCGTTCCGGGGTCCGCCCCGGTACAACCCTCGGAGACGGTCGGCGGCGGGGGGCTCGCTGGGGGGCTCGGCGGGGGGCTCGCTGGGGGGCGCGTGGTGGTGCATGCGCTCGGCCGGGGACCGCTCCTCGCTGGCGTCGAGCACGCGCGTCCCCGCCGCGCCCTCGCCCTGCAGCCTCGAGCGACCATTCTCGTCTGCCTCATCAAGCATCAGCGACGCCAGCCACCCGAGCCACGAAGACGACGCTAGCATACTCACAG ATAAGAGCGCCGGCGACGCTAGCGACATCATATCGGACTCGAGCGGGGTGGGCACCAGCAACTCCGACACCACCACGTGCTCGCTGCAGCCCTCCAGCACCGCCGTGTGCCTGCAGCCCTACGAGGGCGCCGCCCCTGGCCATCTCAGGCTCAACCAGGGCGACATCGTCGAAG TAACGGCGGCCTCCGACGACGGGCTGCTGGAGGGCTGCGTCAGAGGCTCGGGCGCCGCCGGCCTGTTCCCAGCGCACTGCGTGCAGGAAGTGAGGCTCCGGCAGAACAATGTACATTTACATCAA GTGCTAGCATCAGGTCCTATCCACCATTCGCGAGTGACTGGCAGAAGGGAGATGGCGCTTAGCAAAACGTATAGTGCAACTGCGCCTAGGATAAAGAAATC GTACGGCGGCATGGAGTGCCGCACGGTGGTGCTGCACCGGGCGCGGCGCGGGTTCGGCTTCGTGCTGCGCGGCGCCAAGGCGTCGTCCCCACTCATGGAGCTGCGCCCGTCGGAGCGCTGCCCGGCGCTGCAGTACCTGGACGACGTGGACGCGGGCGGGGTCGCCGACCGCGCCGGCCTCGCCAAGGGGGACTTCCTAGTAGCG ATCAACGGCGAGGACGTGTCGGCCGCGTCGCACGAGCACGTGGTGGAGCTCATCCGCAACTCCGGCGCGCTCGTCTCCATGACCGTCGTCTCGCTCAGCTCCTCGCAAGGTGGGGCTCTGTGCG GTAGCAACGAGGGTAGCGCGTGCGCGGTGCCGGCCGGCAAGTCCCAGAGCCAGCTGCCCAACAGTGGGAGGCCGTACGCCGCCACCTTACCTAGGAAAGCAGCCGGAG GCCGcagccccgcgcccgcgcccccGCGCCGCGACCCCCGCACCACGCTCAGCGTGGGCCGCGCGCGAGCCAAATCCATGGTCGCCGGACTCG AGAACGGCGGCGAAAAAGAGGAGAGCTGCGAGCCGCTGAGCGCCGCCGGGAAGTCCTCGTCGGCAGAGTCTGTACAGCAGCCCGGCGTCGCCAGCG CAggcggggcgggggcggcgCCGCGCACGGCGTCGGTCCGGCAGCGGCCCGCGTCGTCGCGCATCACGGCCGCCGAGCTCGAGGAGCTGTTCCAGCGGCAGGCCGTCGCCGACGCTCC GGGTGGAAACAATGCGATGATGATACGTTCCGCCTTCCAAGGAGGAGCGAACTCACCGCCCTATTCGCCGGCCAAAGGACCCGGTAAGGTGTACGCTTCCGTCGCCGAAATGAAGAGGTCTCGAGCCAAG TTGTGGAGCAAGTGCCCCGGCACGCTGCGGCGCGAGTTCCACTCGACGCCGGACCTGGCCGCCGAGCTGGCGCCGCACCCGCCCCGCACGCGCTCCACCGACGACGTGCACG GTTGCGGTCGCGTGCCCCCCCCGGCgcaccccccgccgccgcccccCGGGTCGGTCCCCGCGCCCCCCGCGTCCACGTTCCGGCCGGCGGAGGACGCCAAGCTGTacgccgcgcccgccgccctGGCGCCGCTCGCCTACCGCGCGCCGCCGCCCGCGCACAAC AATCGCAAGGCGGTGTCGGCGCGCTCGTGGGCGGGCCCGGCGCGCGCGCGCTCCGCCGACGAGGGCGGACAGTACGCGCAACCCTTCCCCAAGGGCTTTGTCAGACAG AACTCGACCCCTGCGCCGCCCATCCCGGAGCCGGACTACAGCATGTCCGAGTCGGACGAGGAGGACGCGGCGCGGCCCCCTCCCGCCGCCGAGACCAGCGCCAACAGCAATACCAG TGGCAGCAGCTCGGGGTCGAGCTCGATGCAGCACTCGTTTTCGGTGGACGAGATACAGAAGATCCGCACGAGACTGAAGTCGTCCAAGTCGTGCGGCGACGAGCTGGGCGGCGCCGAGCGCGACGACGGCGACAACTCATCCTCCGGCGTCTCCTCGGACCAGGAGGCGCAGGCGCGGCCGCGGCGGGACAAGGTCTCCTTCTGCAGCTCCGTCACCGTCAAGTCGTCCAACGACGTCATCAGCACCGAGCCCGTGCACAGCTCGTCGGAGAGCCTGGCGCCCGCCgccggcgtcatgcagcgccaCAACTCGCTCACCCGCAAGCGCGCCACGGCGGCCGTGCTGCGCGGCGCGGCGGGCGCGCGGGGCCGCTCGGCGGCGGAGCGGCTCGGCGTGGACGTGGACAAGGCGCCGGGGCGGCGGGCGCGCGCCGCCGTGTTGCTGGCCGAGCTGCCGCCCCCGCCGGAGGAGCCGGCCGCGGCGGCGGAGGGCGGCGCCCCGCTGCTGGCGCCGCCGCCCCAGTTCAGTGACCGCGTGCGAGTGGTGGCTGCGCTTCCGAAGCAGCTGGCCCGTCTGCAGTGA
- the LOC101745239 gene encoding SH3 and multiple ankyrin repeat domains protein 3 isoform X5: MEGECSEGAEGWLLVRVHVPELNVQKSLQFPRDQLVWDVKQQCLAALPKELKESFNYGLFCPPVNGKAGKFLDEERRLGDYPFNGPVGYLELKYKRRVYKMLKLDEKTLKALHSRANLRRFLEHVTHGQIDKITKACAKGLDPNFHCQETGETPLTIAAGLKSPAKILIALVNGGALLDYRTRDGSTAMHRAVEKNSLEAVKTLLELGASPNYKDGKGLTPLYLSVTNKTDPLLCETLLHDHATIGATDLQGWQEVHQACRNGLVQHVDHLLFYGADMNARNASGNTPLHVCAVNAQDSCARQLLFRGCDKEALNFANQTPYQVAVIAGNLDLAEVIKNYKSDEIVPFRGPPRYNPRRRSAAGGSLGGSAGGSLGGAWWCMRSAGDRSSLASSTRVPAAPSPCSLERPFSSASSSISDASHPSHEDDASILTDKSAGDASDIISDSSGVGTSNSDTTTCSLQPSSTAVCLQPYEGAAPGHLRLNQGDIVEVTAASDDGLLEGCVRGSGAAGLFPAHCVQEVRLRQNNVHLHQVLASGPIHHSRVTGRREMALSKTYSATAPRIKKSYGGMECRTVVLHRARRGFGFVLRGAKASSPLMELRPSERCPALQYLDDVDAGGVADRAGLAKGDFLVAINGEDVSAASHEHVVELIRNSGALVSMTVVSLSSSQGGALCGSNEGSACAVPAGKSQSQLPNSGRPYAATLPRKAAGGRSPAPAPPRRDPRTTLSVGRARAKSMVAGLENGGEKEESCEPLSAAGKSSSAESVQQPGVASAGGAGAAPRTASVRQRPASSRITAAELEELFQRQAVADAPGGNNAMMIRSAFQGGANSPPYSPAKGPGKVYASVAEMKRSRAKLWSKCPGTLRREFHSTPDLAAELAPHPPRTRSTDDVHGCGRVPPPAHPPPPPPGSVPAPPASTFRPAEDAKLYAAPAALAPLAYRAPPPAHNNRKAVSARSWAGPARARSADEGGQYAQPFPKGFVRQNSTPAPPIPEPDYSMSESDEEDAARPPPAAETSANSNTSGSSSGSSSMQHSFSVDEIQKIRTRLKSSKSCGDELGGAERDDGDNSSSGVSSDQEAQARPRRDKVSFCSSVTVKSSNDVISTEPVHSSSESLAPAAGVMQRHNSLTRKRATAAVLRGAAGARGRSAAERLGVDVDKAPGRRARAAVLLAELPPPPEEPAAAAEGGAPLLAPPPQFSDRVRVVAALPKQLARLQ, encoded by the exons GAGTTGAAAGAGAGTTTCAACTATGGTCTTTTCTGCCCTCCTGTCAATGGGAAGGCGGGTAAATTTCTCGACGAGGAACGGCGACTCGGCGACTATCCTTTCAATGGACCTGTAGGATACCTTGAG ctGAAATACAAACGCCGCGTTTACAAGATGTTGAAACTAGACGAGAAGACACTGAAGGCTCTGCACTCGCGCGCAAATCTACGAAGGTTCTTGGAACACGTCACGCACGGACAGATCGATAAAATCACTAAAGCTTGCGCCAAAGGACTCGACCCCAATTTCCACTGCCAAGAGACGGGAG AAACACCATTAACAATAGCCGCCGGTCTAAAGTCGCCCGCGAAGATTCTTATAGCCCTCGTCAACGGCGGTGCGTTACTCGACTATCGAACGAGAGACGGCAGCACCGCTATGCACAGAGCCGTCGAGAAGAACTCCCTAGAGGCAGTGAAGACTCTTCTGGAGCTGGGCGCGTCGCCAAACTACAAAGACGGAAAGGGATTGACTCCTTTATATCTATCGGTGACGAACAAAACGGACCCGCTGCTGTGCGAGACGTTGCTGCACGACCATGCGACAATCGGCGCCACCGATCTACAGGGGTGGCAAGAAGTTCATCAG GCTTGTCGCAACGGCCTGGTTCAACACGTGGACCATCTGTTGTTCTACGGTGCCGATATGAACGCCCGCAACGCGTCCGGGAACACTCCGCTGCACGTGTGCGCGGTCAACGCGCAAGACTCTTGCGCCAGACAACTCCTCTTCCGCGGATGCGACAAGGAAGCGCTCAACTTTGCCAACCAGACGCCTTACCAG gtggCTGTCATAGCTGGAAATTTGGACTTGGCCGAAGTGATTAAAAACTACAAATCTGATGAAATCG TTCCGTTCCGGGGTCCGCCCCGGTACAACCCTCGGAGACGGTCGGCGGCGGGGGGCTCGCTGGGGGGCTCGGCGGGGGGCTCGCTGGGGGGCGCGTGGTGGTGCATGCGCTCGGCCGGGGACCGCTCCTCGCTGGCGTCGAGCACGCGCGTCCCCGCCGCGCCCTCGCCCTGCAGCCTCGAGCGACCATTCTCGTCTGCCTCATCAAGCATCAGCGACGCCAGCCACCCGAGCCACGAAGACGACGCTAGCATACTCACAG ATAAGAGCGCCGGCGACGCTAGCGACATCATATCGGACTCGAGCGGGGTGGGCACCAGCAACTCCGACACCACCACGTGCTCGCTGCAGCCCTCCAGCACCGCCGTGTGCCTGCAGCCCTACGAGGGCGCCGCCCCTGGCCATCTCAGGCTCAACCAGGGCGACATCGTCGAAG TAACGGCGGCCTCCGACGACGGGCTGCTGGAGGGCTGCGTCAGAGGCTCGGGCGCCGCCGGCCTGTTCCCAGCGCACTGCGTGCAGGAAGTGAGGCTCCGGCAGAACAATGTACATTTACATCAA GTGCTAGCATCAGGTCCTATCCACCATTCGCGAGTGACTGGCAGAAGGGAGATGGCGCTTAGCAAAACGTATAGTGCAACTGCGCCTAGGATAAAGAAATC GTACGGCGGCATGGAGTGCCGCACGGTGGTGCTGCACCGGGCGCGGCGCGGGTTCGGCTTCGTGCTGCGCGGCGCCAAGGCGTCGTCCCCACTCATGGAGCTGCGCCCGTCGGAGCGCTGCCCGGCGCTGCAGTACCTGGACGACGTGGACGCGGGCGGGGTCGCCGACCGCGCCGGCCTCGCCAAGGGGGACTTCCTAGTAGCG ATCAACGGCGAGGACGTGTCGGCCGCGTCGCACGAGCACGTGGTGGAGCTCATCCGCAACTCCGGCGCGCTCGTCTCCATGACCGTCGTCTCGCTCAGCTCCTCGCAAGGTGGGGCTCTGTGCG GTAGCAACGAGGGTAGCGCGTGCGCGGTGCCGGCCGGCAAGTCCCAGAGCCAGCTGCCCAACAGTGGGAGGCCGTACGCCGCCACCTTACCTAGGAAAGCAGCCGGAG GCCGcagccccgcgcccgcgcccccGCGCCGCGACCCCCGCACCACGCTCAGCGTGGGCCGCGCGCGAGCCAAATCCATGGTCGCCGGACTCG AGAACGGCGGCGAAAAAGAGGAGAGCTGCGAGCCGCTGAGCGCCGCCGGGAAGTCCTCGTCGGCAGAGTCTGTACAGCAGCCCGGCGTCGCCAGCG CAggcggggcgggggcggcgCCGCGCACGGCGTCGGTCCGGCAGCGGCCCGCGTCGTCGCGCATCACGGCCGCCGAGCTCGAGGAGCTGTTCCAGCGGCAGGCCGTCGCCGACGCTCC GGGTGGAAACAATGCGATGATGATACGTTCCGCCTTCCAAGGAGGAGCGAACTCACCGCCCTATTCGCCGGCCAAAGGACCCGGTAAGGTGTACGCTTCCGTCGCCGAAATGAAGAGGTCTCGAGCCAAG TTGTGGAGCAAGTGCCCCGGCACGCTGCGGCGCGAGTTCCACTCGACGCCGGACCTGGCCGCCGAGCTGGCGCCGCACCCGCCCCGCACGCGCTCCACCGACGACGTGCACG GTTGCGGTCGCGTGCCCCCCCCGGCgcaccccccgccgccgcccccCGGGTCGGTCCCCGCGCCCCCCGCGTCCACGTTCCGGCCGGCGGAGGACGCCAAGCTGTacgccgcgcccgccgccctGGCGCCGCTCGCCTACCGCGCGCCGCCGCCCGCGCACAAC AATCGCAAGGCGGTGTCGGCGCGCTCGTGGGCGGGCCCGGCGCGCGCGCGCTCCGCCGACGAGGGCGGACAGTACGCGCAACCCTTCCCCAAGGGCTTTGTCAGACAG AACTCGACCCCTGCGCCGCCCATCCCGGAGCCGGACTACAGCATGTCCGAGTCGGACGAGGAGGACGCGGCGCGGCCCCCTCCCGCCGCCGAGACCAGCGCCAACAGCAATACCAG TGGCAGCAGCTCGGGGTCGAGCTCGATGCAGCACTCGTTTTCGGTGGACGAGATACAGAAGATCCGCACGAGACTGAAGTCGTCCAAGTCGTGCGGCGACGAGCTGGGCGGCGCCGAGCGCGACGACGGCGACAACTCATCCTCCGGCGTCTCCTCGGACCAGGAGGCGCAGGCGCGGCCGCGGCGGGACAAGGTCTCCTTCTGCAGCTCCGTCACCGTCAAGTCGTCCAACGACGTCATCAGCACCGAGCCCGTGCACAGCTCGTCGGAGAGCCTGGCGCCCGCCgccggcgtcatgcagcgccaCAACTCGCTCACCCGCAAGCGCGCCACGGCGGCCGTGCTGCGCGGCGCGGCGGGCGCGCGGGGCCGCTCGGCGGCGGAGCGGCTCGGCGTGGACGTGGACAAGGCGCCGGGGCGGCGGGCGCGCGCCGCCGTGTTGCTGGCCGAGCTGCCGCCCCCGCCGGAGGAGCCGGCCGCGGCGGCGGAGGGCGGCGCCCCGCTGCTGGCGCCGCCGCCCCAGTTCAGTGACCGCGTGCGAGTGGTGGCTGCGCTTCCGAAGCAGCTGGCCCGTCTGCAGTGA
- the LOC101745239 gene encoding SH3 and multiple ankyrin repeat domains protein 3 isoform X8 yields MEGECSEGAEGWLLVRVHVPELNVQKSLQFPRDQLVWDVKQQCLAALPKVATWYRELKESFNYGLFCPPVNGKAGKFLDEERRLGDYPFNGPVGYLELKYKRRVYKMLKLDEKTLKALHSRANLRRFLEHVTHGQIDKITKACAKGLDPNFHCQETGETPLTIAAGLKSPAKILIALVNGGALLDYRTRDGSTAMHRAVEKNSLEAVKTLLELGASPNYKDGKGLTPLYLSVTNKTDPLLCETLLHDHATIGATDLQGWQEVHQACRNGLVQHVDHLLFYGADMNARNASGNTPLHVCAVNAQDSCARQLLFRGCDKEALNFANQTPYQVAVIAGNLDLAEVIKNYKSDEIDKSAGDASDIISDSSGVGTSNSDTTTCSLQPSSTAVCLQPYEGAAPGHLRLNQGDIVEVTAASDDGLLEGCVRGSGAAGLFPAHCVQEVRLRQNNVHLHQVLASGPIHHSRVTGRREMALSKTYSATAPRIKKSYGGMECRTVVLHRARRGFGFVLRGAKASSPLMELRPSERCPALQYLDDVDAGGVADRAGLAKGDFLVAINGEDVSAASHEHVVELIRNSGALVSMTVVSLSSSQGGALCGSNEGSACAVPAGKSQSQLPNSGRPYAATLPRKAAGGRSPAPAPPRRDPRTTLSVGRARAKSMVAGLENGGEKEESCEPLSAAGKSSSAESVQQPGVASAGGAGAAPRTASVRQRPASSRITAAELEELFQRQAVADAPGGNNAMMIRSAFQGGANSPPYSPAKGPGKVYASVAEMKRSRAKLWSKCPGTLRREFHSTPDLAAELAPHPPRTRSTDDVHGCGRVPPPAHPPPPPPGSVPAPPASTFRPAEDAKLYAAPAALAPLAYRAPPPAHNNRKAVSARSWAGPARARSADEGGQYAQPFPKGFVRQNSTPAPPIPEPDYSMSESDEEDAARPPPAAETSANSNTSGSSSGSSSMQHSFSVDEIQKIRTRLKSSKSCGDELGGAERDDGDNSSSGVSSDQEAQARPRRDKVSFCSSVTVKSSNDVISTEPVHSSSESLAPAAGVMQRHNSLTRKRATAAVLRGAAGARGRSAAERLGVDVDKAPGRRARAAVLLAELPPPPEEPAAAAEGGAPLLAPPPQFSDRVRVVAALPKQLARLQ; encoded by the exons GAGTTGAAAGAGAGTTTCAACTATGGTCTTTTCTGCCCTCCTGTCAATGGGAAGGCGGGTAAATTTCTCGACGAGGAACGGCGACTCGGCGACTATCCTTTCAATGGACCTGTAGGATACCTTGAG ctGAAATACAAACGCCGCGTTTACAAGATGTTGAAACTAGACGAGAAGACACTGAAGGCTCTGCACTCGCGCGCAAATCTACGAAGGTTCTTGGAACACGTCACGCACGGACAGATCGATAAAATCACTAAAGCTTGCGCCAAAGGACTCGACCCCAATTTCCACTGCCAAGAGACGGGAG AAACACCATTAACAATAGCCGCCGGTCTAAAGTCGCCCGCGAAGATTCTTATAGCCCTCGTCAACGGCGGTGCGTTACTCGACTATCGAACGAGAGACGGCAGCACCGCTATGCACAGAGCCGTCGAGAAGAACTCCCTAGAGGCAGTGAAGACTCTTCTGGAGCTGGGCGCGTCGCCAAACTACAAAGACGGAAAGGGATTGACTCCTTTATATCTATCGGTGACGAACAAAACGGACCCGCTGCTGTGCGAGACGTTGCTGCACGACCATGCGACAATCGGCGCCACCGATCTACAGGGGTGGCAAGAAGTTCATCAG GCTTGTCGCAACGGCCTGGTTCAACACGTGGACCATCTGTTGTTCTACGGTGCCGATATGAACGCCCGCAACGCGTCCGGGAACACTCCGCTGCACGTGTGCGCGGTCAACGCGCAAGACTCTTGCGCCAGACAACTCCTCTTCCGCGGATGCGACAAGGAAGCGCTCAACTTTGCCAACCAGACGCCTTACCAG gtggCTGTCATAGCTGGAAATTTGGACTTGGCCGAAGTGATTAAAAACTACAAATCTGATGAAATCG ATAAGAGCGCCGGCGACGCTAGCGACATCATATCGGACTCGAGCGGGGTGGGCACCAGCAACTCCGACACCACCACGTGCTCGCTGCAGCCCTCCAGCACCGCCGTGTGCCTGCAGCCCTACGAGGGCGCCGCCCCTGGCCATCTCAGGCTCAACCAGGGCGACATCGTCGAAG TAACGGCGGCCTCCGACGACGGGCTGCTGGAGGGCTGCGTCAGAGGCTCGGGCGCCGCCGGCCTGTTCCCAGCGCACTGCGTGCAGGAAGTGAGGCTCCGGCAGAACAATGTACATTTACATCAA GTGCTAGCATCAGGTCCTATCCACCATTCGCGAGTGACTGGCAGAAGGGAGATGGCGCTTAGCAAAACGTATAGTGCAACTGCGCCTAGGATAAAGAAATC GTACGGCGGCATGGAGTGCCGCACGGTGGTGCTGCACCGGGCGCGGCGCGGGTTCGGCTTCGTGCTGCGCGGCGCCAAGGCGTCGTCCCCACTCATGGAGCTGCGCCCGTCGGAGCGCTGCCCGGCGCTGCAGTACCTGGACGACGTGGACGCGGGCGGGGTCGCCGACCGCGCCGGCCTCGCCAAGGGGGACTTCCTAGTAGCG ATCAACGGCGAGGACGTGTCGGCCGCGTCGCACGAGCACGTGGTGGAGCTCATCCGCAACTCCGGCGCGCTCGTCTCCATGACCGTCGTCTCGCTCAGCTCCTCGCAAGGTGGGGCTCTGTGCG GTAGCAACGAGGGTAGCGCGTGCGCGGTGCCGGCCGGCAAGTCCCAGAGCCAGCTGCCCAACAGTGGGAGGCCGTACGCCGCCACCTTACCTAGGAAAGCAGCCGGAG GCCGcagccccgcgcccgcgcccccGCGCCGCGACCCCCGCACCACGCTCAGCGTGGGCCGCGCGCGAGCCAAATCCATGGTCGCCGGACTCG AGAACGGCGGCGAAAAAGAGGAGAGCTGCGAGCCGCTGAGCGCCGCCGGGAAGTCCTCGTCGGCAGAGTCTGTACAGCAGCCCGGCGTCGCCAGCG CAggcggggcgggggcggcgCCGCGCACGGCGTCGGTCCGGCAGCGGCCCGCGTCGTCGCGCATCACGGCCGCCGAGCTCGAGGAGCTGTTCCAGCGGCAGGCCGTCGCCGACGCTCC GGGTGGAAACAATGCGATGATGATACGTTCCGCCTTCCAAGGAGGAGCGAACTCACCGCCCTATTCGCCGGCCAAAGGACCCGGTAAGGTGTACGCTTCCGTCGCCGAAATGAAGAGGTCTCGAGCCAAG TTGTGGAGCAAGTGCCCCGGCACGCTGCGGCGCGAGTTCCACTCGACGCCGGACCTGGCCGCCGAGCTGGCGCCGCACCCGCCCCGCACGCGCTCCACCGACGACGTGCACG GTTGCGGTCGCGTGCCCCCCCCGGCgcaccccccgccgccgcccccCGGGTCGGTCCCCGCGCCCCCCGCGTCCACGTTCCGGCCGGCGGAGGACGCCAAGCTGTacgccgcgcccgccgccctGGCGCCGCTCGCCTACCGCGCGCCGCCGCCCGCGCACAAC AATCGCAAGGCGGTGTCGGCGCGCTCGTGGGCGGGCCCGGCGCGCGCGCGCTCCGCCGACGAGGGCGGACAGTACGCGCAACCCTTCCCCAAGGGCTTTGTCAGACAG AACTCGACCCCTGCGCCGCCCATCCCGGAGCCGGACTACAGCATGTCCGAGTCGGACGAGGAGGACGCGGCGCGGCCCCCTCCCGCCGCCGAGACCAGCGCCAACAGCAATACCAG TGGCAGCAGCTCGGGGTCGAGCTCGATGCAGCACTCGTTTTCGGTGGACGAGATACAGAAGATCCGCACGAGACTGAAGTCGTCCAAGTCGTGCGGCGACGAGCTGGGCGGCGCCGAGCGCGACGACGGCGACAACTCATCCTCCGGCGTCTCCTCGGACCAGGAGGCGCAGGCGCGGCCGCGGCGGGACAAGGTCTCCTTCTGCAGCTCCGTCACCGTCAAGTCGTCCAACGACGTCATCAGCACCGAGCCCGTGCACAGCTCGTCGGAGAGCCTGGCGCCCGCCgccggcgtcatgcagcgccaCAACTCGCTCACCCGCAAGCGCGCCACGGCGGCCGTGCTGCGCGGCGCGGCGGGCGCGCGGGGCCGCTCGGCGGCGGAGCGGCTCGGCGTGGACGTGGACAAGGCGCCGGGGCGGCGGGCGCGCGCCGCCGTGTTGCTGGCCGAGCTGCCGCCCCCGCCGGAGGAGCCGGCCGCGGCGGCGGAGGGCGGCGCCCCGCTGCTGGCGCCGCCGCCCCAGTTCAGTGACCGCGTGCGAGTGGTGGCTGCGCTTCCGAAGCAGCTGGCCCGTCTGCAGTGA